A DNA window from Paraclostridium bifermentans contains the following coding sequences:
- a CDS encoding response regulator transcription factor, whose product MTNVLMIEDDIAISFAVKYALEKEGFNIDICNDLEKSRTCIKDKKYNIILLDVMLPDGNGYDFCKEIREAQDTPIIFLSACDEEVNVVMGLDIGGDDYITKPFRVRELISRMNAVLRRKGSSNENKKVIKFKDLTINTLEARVYKGEEEILLTSVEYKLLLILIKNNNVVLSRTKILEKLWDVACDFVNDNTITVYIKRLREKIEDDSSHPKYILTVRGLGYKWNGSENSVSI is encoded by the coding sequence ATGACAAATGTACTTATGATAGAAGATGATATTGCAATATCTTTTGCAGTAAAGTATGCACTAGAGAAAGAAGGCTTTAATATTGATATATGCAATGATTTAGAGAAAAGTAGAACCTGTATTAAAGATAAAAAGTATAATATAATCCTTTTAGATGTAATGCTACCAGATGGAAATGGTTACGATTTTTGCAAGGAAATTAGAGAAGCTCAAGATACTCCTATAATATTTTTAAGTGCTTGTGATGAAGAAGTGAATGTAGTTATGGGGCTAGATATTGGAGGAGATGATTACATAACCAAACCTTTTAGAGTTAGGGAGCTTATATCTAGGATGAATGCAGTACTTAGGAGAAAAGGCAGTAGCAATGAAAATAAAAAGGTAATTAAATTTAAAGACTTAACTATAAATACTTTAGAAGCTAGAGTTTACAAAGGTGAAGAGGAAATTTTGTTAACCTCTGTTGAGTACAAGCTATTATTAATATTAATTAAAAATAATAATGTTGTATTAAGTAGAACTAAAATACTAGAAAAATTATGGGATGTTGCTTGTGATTTTGTAAATGACAATACAATTACTGTTTATATAAAAAGACTTAGAGAAAAAATAGAAGATGATTCAAGTCATCCCAAATACATACTTACAGTAAGGGGATTAGGATATAAGTGGAACGGAAGTGAAAATAGTGTTTCTATCTAA
- a CDS encoding DUF1002 domain-containing protein — translation MSLKKRVTSIIICCTVILGSFSLVFADSSRVVTLGANLSPDQKQTMLKYFGVNQNDAVILEVNNKEERKYLQGIAPEAQIGTKTYSCAYVEPTKAGSGINVKTANITWVTSAMIASTLASLGITDANCVIAANFPVSGTGALTGVMKAYEDATGKPLDENKKEIATEELVVTGDLGQDIGQDKATGIVNDVKTQVIKNNTSDTVQIADTINNITNNYNVTLSPEQQKQLEDLMLKISKQDYDYGKMKDALNSVSDTVNENLKDLGESVNNSGILDTVKGWFTGIGDWFAGLTGSKDENLGILENTNDSLLGENAHIDATNKDAINLPSSEQVEGFFGKVWHWFTGLFNGDSNNSENSKNNNTTETSSPNESPEQSNESNSNEVNNNENVDLNNNSNTNPVENQNNNVDNNTQQNN, via the coding sequence ATGAGTTTAAAAAAGAGAGTTACGTCAATTATTATATGTTGTACTGTTATATTAGGAAGTTTTAGTTTAGTATTCGCAGATTCTTCAAGAGTTGTTACTTTAGGAGCTAACTTAAGTCCTGATCAAAAACAAACTATGCTAAAATACTTCGGTGTAAATCAAAATGATGCAGTTATACTTGAAGTAAATAACAAAGAAGAAAGAAAGTATTTACAAGGTATAGCCCCTGAAGCTCAAATAGGAACTAAAACTTATTCTTGTGCTTATGTTGAACCTACTAAGGCAGGAAGTGGAATAAACGTAAAAACAGCAAATATTACATGGGTTACTTCAGCTATGATAGCTAGTACACTTGCTAGTTTAGGTATAACTGATGCTAACTGTGTAATAGCTGCTAATTTCCCTGTAAGTGGAACAGGAGCCCTTACTGGTGTAATGAAGGCCTATGAGGATGCTACTGGTAAGCCTCTAGATGAAAACAAAAAGGAAATAGCTACAGAAGAACTAGTTGTAACTGGAGACTTAGGCCAAGATATAGGTCAAGATAAAGCTACAGGAATAGTTAATGATGTAAAAACACAAGTTATTAAAAATAATACTAGCGATACAGTTCAAATCGCAGATACAATAAATAATATTACTAATAACTATAATGTAACATTATCACCTGAGCAACAAAAACAATTAGAAGATTTAATGCTTAAAATTTCTAAGCAAGATTATGACTACGGTAAAATGAAAGATGCTTTAAACAGCGTATCAGATACTGTAAATGAAAACTTAAAAGATCTAGGCGAAAGTGTAAATAATTCAGGTATATTAGATACCGTTAAAGGATGGTTTACTGGAATTGGAGATTGGTTTGCTGGATTAACAGGTTCTAAAGATGAAAATCTAGGTATATTAGAAAACACAAATGATAGTTTACTTGGTGAAAATGCACACATAGATGCTACTAACAAAGATGCTATAAATTTACCTTCTAGCGAACAAGTTGAAGGATTCTTTGGTAAGGTATGGCATTGGTTTACAGGATTATTCAATGGAGATTCTAACAACTCAGAAAATAGTAAAAACAATAATACGACTGAAACAAGTTCTCCAAATGAAAGCCCTGAGCAATCTAATGAATCTAATTCTAATGAAGTTAATAACAATGAAAATGTAGATTTAAATAATAATTCAAATACAAATCCAGTTGAAAACCAAAATAATAACGTAGACAATAATACACAACAAAATAACTAA
- a CDS encoding CAP domain-containing protein translates to MNIKVKTLLSLGVVSIIGVCSTLPINAASNETVCKKVLCDNKSYEEYLSVNVNGKDCATPIKPLHYLIQDILNNKGKCPTSQAKPSTPNVDNNTESKPEEKPEGNTGSNASKPSTPNVDNNTGSKPDSKPEGNTGSNQESKPEEKPEQPSNPSGNFASFQKEVLDLVNKERTSRGLQALKFNSELSNVATLKSQDMIDKNYFDHTSPTYGSPFDMMKKFGISYTSAGENIAMGQETPQEVMNAWMNSDGHRKNILNPDFTELGVGIAAKGSSLYWTQMFIGK, encoded by the coding sequence ATGAATATCAAAGTAAAAACATTATTATCATTAGGTGTAGTATCTATAATAGGAGTTTGTTCTACACTACCTATCAATGCGGCATCAAATGAAACTGTATGCAAGAAAGTTCTTTGCGACAATAAAAGTTATGAGGAATACTTATCTGTTAACGTAAATGGTAAAGACTGTGCAACACCTATAAAGCCTTTACACTATTTAATACAAGATATTTTAAATAATAAAGGGAAGTGTCCTACTTCACAAGCTAAACCATCTACTCCTAATGTAGATAACAATACTGAATCTAAGCCTGAAGAAAAGCCTGAAGGCAATACTGGTTCTAATGCAAGTAAACCATCTACTCCTAATGTAGATAATAACACTGGATCTAAGCCTGATTCTAAACCAGAAGGCAATACTGGTTCTAATCAGGAATCTAAGCCTGAAGAAAAGCCTGAACAACCTTCTAATCCATCTGGTAACTTTGCAAGTTTCCAAAAAGAAGTATTAGATTTAGTTAATAAGGAAAGAACAAGCAGAGGTCTTCAAGCTCTTAAGTTTAACTCTGAATTATCAAATGTAGCTACTTTAAAATCACAAGATATGATTGATAAGAACTACTTTGACCATACATCACCAACTTATGGTTCTCCATTTGACATGATGAAGAAATTCGGTATAAGCTATACTTCAGCTGGAGAAAATATAGCTATGGGACAAGAAACTCCACAAGAGGTTATGAATGCTTGGATGAATTCTGACGGTCATAGAAAGAATATACTTAACCCAGATTTCACTGAGCTAGGTGTTGGTATAGCTGCAAAAGGTTCTTCTTTATACTGGACACAAATGTTTATAGGTAAATAA
- a CDS encoding sigma-70 family RNA polymerase sigma factor, with product MGAKREHTYENYIYSDSSNSSNAMKMYLKEIEEYKMLSAVEEVELAKKIDESFIGAKEEFINANYRLVVSIAKKYRKENIDMLDLIQAGNIGLIKAVEKYDYKKGYKFSTYATWWIKQSITRYIDDCENTIRIPVHLHQRINFVKRKKQELSLELQREPKIEELAVACEIEVEKIIDLLKRDKNIVSLDTPIKEDEDSSLVEFIPSDAYFGDVVMHEVEQHNLREKIEELLTGLSEQEQRVLRMRFGLDDDIPKTLEEIGKVFGVTRERIRQIEAKAIRKLRHPSRLKQLKHFY from the coding sequence ATGGGGGCTAAAAGAGAACATACTTATGAAAATTACATTTACAGTGATTCATCAAATTCATCAAATGCTATGAAAATGTACTTAAAAGAAATTGAAGAGTACAAAATGTTGTCTGCGGTAGAGGAAGTTGAATTAGCTAAAAAAATAGATGAGTCATTTATAGGAGCTAAGGAAGAATTTATCAATGCAAATTACAGATTAGTTGTTAGTATTGCTAAAAAATATAGAAAAGAAAATATCGATATGCTTGATTTAATTCAAGCAGGAAATATAGGACTTATAAAAGCTGTAGAAAAGTATGATTATAAAAAAGGATATAAATTTAGTACTTATGCTACATGGTGGATAAAACAAAGTATAACTAGATACATAGATGATTGTGAGAATACTATTAGAATACCTGTTCATCTTCATCAAAGAATTAACTTTGTGAAAAGAAAAAAACAGGAATTATCACTAGAGCTACAAAGAGAACCTAAAATAGAAGAGTTAGCAGTAGCATGTGAAATAGAAGTAGAGAAAATAATAGATTTACTTAAACGAGATAAAAACATAGTTTCATTGGATACACCTATAAAAGAAGATGAAGATAGTAGCTTAGTTGAGTTTATACCTTCAGATGCATATTTTGGAGATGTAGTTATGCATGAAGTAGAACAACATAATCTAAGAGAGAAAATCGAAGAACTATTAACAGGGCTAAGTGAACAAGAACAAAGAGTACTTAGAATGAGATTTGGATTAGATGATGATATACCTAAGACATTAGAGGAAATAGGAAAGGTATTTGGCGTTACTAGAGAAAGAATAAGACAAATAGAAGCTAAGGCTATAAGAAAGTTAAGACATCCAAGTAGATTAAAGCAATTAAAGCATTTTTATTAA
- the fliN gene encoding flagellar motor switch protein FliN gives MSENFDRVLDIELKVSAVLGRTKIALKDVFELSKGSLIELDTFEGQEVEINVNGRKIGYGQVVIVDENFGVRITRILGEEELVKTIG, from the coding sequence ATGAGTGAAAATTTTGATAGAGTATTAGATATAGAACTTAAAGTAAGTGCGGTACTTGGTAGAACGAAAATAGCATTAAAAGATGTATTTGAGTTATCAAAAGGGTCTTTAATTGAGCTAGATACATTTGAAGGACAAGAAGTTGAAATCAATGTAAATGGTAGAAAAATTGGTTATGGGCAAGTTGTAATTGTAGATGAAAATTTCGGAGTTAGAATAACGCGTATATTAGGTGAAGAAGAGTTAGTAAAGACTATAGGATAA
- a CDS encoding dynamin family protein, with protein MYYSNREKVYIEIHSDIQIIKDNLKNMKIQSFLESSKTYKLIAEIEKEITAISKSIIELKEPFLLFVMGPGKYGKSTLINSLIKDNKLKTKDIPNTWRLDIVTSSNYKKMDIVRGYETKSYNYNEGLSILEAEEEKVKNSKKVIKDKFEKIKKHNDLSIYDLKECKKSLEEKYLYKYDIVEVKHYINKSGVLNDFIIVDTPGLNQNLLKNTKERMVDYYKRADGIIWVLDAKNIVSKSSNDMIVELNENYILSDDYNNIICAVNKVDEIRNKDNDLSKVKEEVKNLYKNYFIDIVFVSSKEAIDGYISNDKKLTNLSNIEELRNSIDSNFKINSEKMQIKSKYMHLKISGEYLKKLINIYKRDLYEDLYKFDEVKRSINYEIEKLKSYFEKKINVCTNIENLKTNGVYTQLKNLENLLEIELNNMYLSLNKKILCCDETDDLNHINVNISKSKEILNIEYLIKEENNQYKEIAFLSKLKKIKNYETNVYLIIDERNKLRSNLLNYLDIQLSSIEKDIINKSTKAFRRKYTDYMIIKEHLSQVNDIDNILKKWGDYVG; from the coding sequence ATGTACTATTCAAATAGAGAAAAAGTTTATATAGAAATTCATTCGGATATTCAAATTATTAAAGATAATCTAAAAAATATGAAGATACAATCTTTTTTAGAGTCAAGCAAAACGTATAAGCTTATAGCTGAAATTGAAAAAGAAATAACTGCAATTTCTAAAAGTATAATTGAACTTAAAGAACCATTTTTATTATTTGTTATGGGTCCTGGAAAATATGGCAAATCAACTCTAATAAACTCATTGATAAAAGATAATAAATTAAAGACAAAAGATATTCCGAATACCTGGAGATTAGATATAGTAACATCATCTAATTATAAAAAAATGGATATTGTCCGTGGATATGAAACAAAATCCTATAATTATAATGAAGGACTATCAATTTTAGAAGCAGAAGAAGAAAAAGTTAAGAACTCAAAAAAAGTTATAAAAGACAAATTTGAAAAAATAAAAAAGCATAATGATTTAAGCATTTATGATTTAAAGGAGTGTAAAAAGTCTTTAGAAGAAAAGTATTTATATAAATATGATATTGTAGAGGTAAAACATTATATAAACAAAAGCGGAGTTTTAAATGATTTTATTATAGTAGATACTCCTGGTTTAAATCAAAACTTACTAAAAAATACCAAAGAACGAATGGTTGATTATTATAAAAGAGCAGATGGCATAATCTGGGTTTTAGATGCAAAAAATATAGTTTCAAAATCAAGCAATGATATGATAGTTGAATTGAATGAAAATTATATATTAAGCGATGATTATAATAATATAATTTGTGCAGTGAATAAAGTCGATGAGATAAGAAATAAAGACAATGATTTATCAAAAGTTAAGGAAGAAGTCAAAAATTTATATAAAAACTATTTTATAGATATAGTTTTTGTATCTTCAAAAGAAGCAATTGATGGATATATAAGCAATGATAAGAAACTTACCAATTTAAGCAATATAGAAGAACTAAGAAATAGTATAGATAGCAATTTTAAGATAAATTCAGAAAAAATGCAAATTAAGTCAAAGTATATGCATTTAAAAATTAGTGGAGAATATTTAAAAAAACTAATCAATATTTATAAAAGAGATTTATATGAGGATTTATACAAATTTGACGAGGTAAAAAGAAGTATAAACTATGAAATTGAAAAGTTAAAATCATATTTTGAAAAGAAAATAAACGTATGTACAAATATTGAAAATTTAAAAACTAATGGTGTTTACACTCAATTAAAAAATTTAGAAAACTTACTAGAAATAGAACTTAACAATATGTATTTAAGTTTAAATAAGAAAATTTTATGTTGTGATGAAACAGATGACTTAAACCATATTAATGTAAATATAAGCAAGTCAAAAGAGATATTAAATATTGAATATTTAATAAAAGAAGAAAACAATCAATATAAAGAAATAGCTTTTCTAAGTAAACTTAAAAAAATAAAAAATTATGAAACAAATGTGTACTTAATTATAGATGAAAGGAATAAATTAAGGTCAAATTTATTAAATTATTTAGATATCCAATTAAGCAGTATAGAAAAGGATATAATTAATAAATCCACCAAAGCATTTAGAAGAAAATATACAGATTATATGATAATAAAAGAACATTTAAGTCAAGTTAATGATATCGATAATATTTTAAAAAAATGGGGCGATTATGTTGGGTAA
- a CDS encoding type I restriction enzyme HsdR N-terminal domain-containing protein: MSKELVKDRVIKYLMEDLFVPQEMIDTDVALSEFEEGAEGVIDIMVNVKDNEDFYAPVMIIKCLDEETPLQGEVAQKAVDFLEDVDNITLAGRAVLTNGNEMMYANWTGEEYDTEESLPEYDVMVKEFFEMEELVKEHEASHDCGCGEDHDHEDHECCGGHSHGEDHECCGGSCGCNHDNK, from the coding sequence ATGTCAAAAGAATTAGTAAAAGATAGAGTTATAAAATACTTAATGGAAGATTTATTTGTTCCACAAGAGATGATAGATACAGATGTAGCGTTATCAGAATTTGAAGAAGGTGCAGAAGGTGTAATAGACATAATGGTAAACGTAAAAGATAATGAAGATTTTTACGCTCCTGTTATGATTATAAAATGTTTAGATGAAGAGACTCCTTTACAAGGGGAAGTAGCTCAAAAAGCGGTAGATTTCTTAGAAGATGTAGATAATATAACTTTAGCAGGAAGAGCTGTTTTAACTAATGGAAATGAAATGATGTATGCAAATTGGACTGGTGAAGAATATGATACAGAAGAATCACTTCCAGAGTATGATGTGATGGTAAAAGAGTTCTTCGAAATGGAAGAATTAGTAAAAGAGCATGAAGCATCTCATGATTGTGGATGTGGAGAAGATCATGACCATGAAGATCATGAATGTTGCGGAGGACATAGTCATGGTGAAGACCATGAATGCTGTGGTGGAAGTTGCGGATGTAACCACGACAATAAATAA
- a CDS encoding ABC transporter permease, which translates to MNLYYSLTLRYLKQNKKRTIVTIIGIILSTALICGIGNMVESFIDYQIRETIADKGDYHAMFHNVKKDDLDIITNSAGLSKNFVYDSLGYSKLNNKNKNLVEVKEYDKNTFESYQVKLKEGKLPKNNSEIVLSESAIPLINKKIGDNITLEIGKRISADGKNLEDPIVWDHETIVNKQSKDFKIVGIMKKPKNDIGNDVVSSITYLDVNSKSKKDILKVGVLANNPKEIYEISESIAKNLGLKEEEVESNSLDEKNNDNSVHYKNLSFNEPLLRLKGASAYANIDKAVSIAIFIVIVLVVICTIATVYNSFSISISERRKQFGILNSIGATKNQVMKLVFIEAIIVSLIGIPLGLIIGTFAIDLVLKLIQALFNNSQIGNMNLRLVYNPYVIVVSAVIVIFTIFVSAVFPAIKSAKTSPLECIRNSSNLKLGKVKNSKLIKLLFKTEGVLAYKNLRRNKKKFRITLFSLIISVVIFISFSGFLTLFEKANEINTGKMTYDIRLWKSGIQEKNNIIEDLNKINGIKKTIVAMTYGVGINVNENNINKKYKKIIDNFYTKKSKNNEVVYDFDMEKNNGFQFIADKDIKSIKLKDGNFDKETAIKENGIILRDKSYYRDSGKAYYVSLTNYKVGDTIDVYTMHRDENDKKIIEPIKLKVLATTEDLPIGMKDYNYMGIDFITYNEVGTKLGYEINDSNIYIYSDKKENTRKAVNDIGKKYSYNVYDEVEESLKTEQSIKIIKTFVYGFIFIISLVSVINIVNTISTNINLRKREFAIIKSIGTTPSGFNRIIYFESLLYGVLALVYGVPIAIAIDIIMNKTIGDVVEFGMIFPWKSVLVCVLGIFAVTFIASYIPMKKLNKESIIENIRQESI; encoded by the coding sequence ATGAACTTATATTACAGCTTAACTTTAAGATATTTAAAACAAAATAAGAAAAGAACAATAGTTACAATAATAGGAATAATATTATCTACAGCTTTAATATGTGGGATAGGTAATATGGTTGAAAGTTTTATAGATTATCAGATTAGAGAAACAATAGCTGATAAGGGAGATTATCATGCTATGTTTCATAATGTGAAAAAAGATGATTTAGATATTATAACAAATAGTGCAGGTTTATCTAAAAACTTTGTGTATGATAGTTTAGGATATTCAAAATTAAATAATAAAAATAAAAACTTGGTTGAAGTAAAAGAATATGATAAAAATACTTTTGAAAGTTATCAAGTAAAACTAAAAGAAGGTAAACTTCCTAAAAATAATAGTGAAATAGTATTAAGTGAAAGTGCTATACCTTTAATTAATAAAAAAATAGGAGATAATATAACATTAGAAATTGGAAAAAGAATATCAGCAGATGGAAAAAATCTAGAAGATCCAATAGTATGGGATCATGAAACTATAGTAAATAAACAAAGTAAAGATTTTAAAATAGTTGGTATTATGAAAAAACCTAAAAATGATATAGGTAATGATGTTGTAAGTTCAATAACATACTTAGATGTAAATAGTAAATCCAAAAAGGATATATTAAAAGTAGGTGTATTAGCCAATAACCCAAAAGAAATTTATGAAATATCAGAATCTATAGCAAAAAACTTAGGGTTAAAAGAAGAAGAAGTTGAAAGTAATAGTTTAGATGAGAAAAATAATGATAACAGTGTACATTATAAGAATCTATCATTTAATGAACCTTTACTAAGATTAAAAGGTGCAAGTGCTTATGCAAATATTGATAAAGCAGTAAGTATAGCAATATTTATTGTAATAGTATTAGTTGTTATATGCACAATAGCTACAGTGTATAACTCATTTAGCATATCAATAAGTGAAAGAAGAAAACAATTCGGAATATTAAATTCTATAGGTGCTACTAAAAATCAAGTTATGAAATTAGTATTTATAGAAGCTATTATAGTTAGTTTAATAGGAATACCATTGGGGTTAATAATAGGTACTTTTGCTATTGATTTAGTATTAAAATTGATACAAGCATTATTTAATAATTCACAAATTGGAAATATGAATTTAAGATTAGTTTATAACCCATACGTAATAGTAGTAAGTGCAGTAATTGTAATATTTACAATATTTGTATCAGCAGTATTTCCAGCTATTAAATCAGCTAAAACATCACCACTTGAATGTATAAGAAATAGTAGTAATCTAAAATTAGGAAAAGTAAAAAACTCTAAGTTAATTAAATTATTATTTAAAACAGAAGGTGTTCTTGCATATAAAAACTTAAGAAGAAACAAGAAAAAATTTAGAATAACATTATTTTCTTTAATAATTAGTGTAGTTATATTTATATCATTTAGTGGATTTTTAACTTTATTTGAAAAAGCTAATGAAATCAATACAGGTAAAATGACTTATGATATAAGATTATGGAAAAGTGGTATACAAGAAAAGAATAATATAATAGAAGATTTAAATAAAATAAATGGAATAAAAAAAACTATTGTTGCTATGACTTATGGAGTGGGTATAAATGTTAATGAAAATAATATAAATAAAAAATATAAAAAAATAATAGATAACTTTTATACTAAAAAAAGCAAAAATAATGAAGTTGTATATGACTTTGATATGGAAAAAAACAATGGATTCCAATTTATAGCAGATAAAGATATAAAATCAATAAAATTGAAAGATGGGAACTTTGATAAAGAAACAGCTATAAAAGAAAATGGTATAATACTTAGAGATAAAAGTTATTATAGAGATTCTGGTAAAGCTTATTATGTTTCATTAACTAATTATAAAGTTGGAGATACAATAGATGTATATACAATGCATCGTGATGAAAATGATAAAAAAATAATAGAACCTATAAAGTTAAAAGTTTTAGCCACTACTGAAGATTTACCTATAGGAATGAAAGATTATAATTATATGGGAATAGATTTTATAACTTATAATGAGGTAGGTACAAAATTAGGCTATGAAATAAATGATTCAAATATATACATATACTCTGATAAAAAAGAAAATACAAGAAAAGCAGTAAATGATATAGGTAAAAAATATTCATATAATGTATATGATGAAGTAGAAGAATCATTAAAAACTGAGCAATCAATTAAGATAATAAAAACATTTGTATATGGATTTATATTTATTATATCTTTAGTAAGTGTAATAAATATAGTAAATACAATAAGTACAAATATAAATCTAAGAAAAAGAGAGTTTGCAATAATTAAATCTATAGGTACAACGCCTAGTGGATTCAACAGGATAATATATTTTGAAAGTCTGTTATATGGAGTTTTAGCATTAGTGTATGGAGTTCCTATAGCAATTGCAATAGATATAATTATGAATAAAACTATTGGAGATGTTGTAGAATTTGGTATGATATTTCCATGGAAGTCAGTTTTAGTATGTGTTTTAGGCATATTTGCTGTTACATTTATTGCATCGTATATACCTATGAAAAAGTTAAACAAAGAAAGTATAATAGAAAATATTAGACAAGAAAGTATATAG
- a CDS encoding sensor histidine kinase, translating to MKIVFLSNAEIKSFIKNYTILFVITVMLCVGVSFISVNIIKDKVVENNQAIIGSILSQHPNLENNIVGIVTQGKSKDDISLGKEILKKYSYDKNIRLNNEPIIRGSIKDIFSMNLLSIFVLFISILILVMHYFKTIYSDIKDMTEYVYNSSEGKKFEMKNKNQEGQIGLLKTELLKMTNILKEKVELLSKEKIFLNDTISDISHQLKTPMTSLIILNDLMYDDLPEESKIEFLEKIKSQLNRMEWLIKSMLKLSKVEAKVINFKSEKVNVKKLIKMSIQPSLIPIELKNIDVSINGDSEAMFLGDMNWSIEALVNIIKNCVEHTFSSGSLDISYEENYLYTEIVIKDSGEGIDKKDLPHIFKRFYKGKSSSKEDSVGIGLAMAKSIIEGQNGDIYVKSEKNKGTQFNIIFHKI from the coding sequence GTGAAAATAGTGTTTCTATCTAATGCTGAAATAAAAAGTTTTATAAAAAATTACACTATATTATTTGTGATTACTGTAATGCTTTGCGTAGGAGTTAGTTTTATAAGTGTAAATATAATAAAAGATAAAGTAGTAGAAAATAATCAAGCTATAATAGGATCTATATTATCTCAGCATCCTAATTTAGAAAATAATATTGTAGGAATAGTAACTCAAGGAAAATCAAAAGATGATATAAGTTTAGGTAAAGAAATACTAAAAAAATATAGCTATGATAAAAATATAAGATTAAATAATGAGCCAATTATAAGAGGTAGTATAAAGGATATATTTAGTATGAATTTGTTATCTATATTTGTGCTATTTATTTCTATTTTAATCTTAGTTATGCATTATTTTAAGACTATATACAGTGATATAAAAGATATGACTGAATATGTATACAATAGTTCAGAAGGTAAAAAATTTGAGATGAAAAATAAAAATCAGGAAGGTCAGATAGGTCTTCTTAAAACGGAACTTTTGAAAATGACTAATATACTTAAAGAAAAAGTAGAACTTTTAAGTAAGGAAAAGATATTTCTAAATGATACTATTTCTGATATTTCACATCAGTTAAAGACACCTATGACATCACTTATAATACTTAATGACTTAATGTATGATGACCTGCCAGAAGAATCTAAAATAGAGTTTTTAGAAAAGATAAAATCTCAGTTAAATAGAATGGAATGGCTGATAAAAAGCATGCTAAAACTTTCGAAAGTAGAAGCTAAAGTAATAAATTTTAAAAGTGAAAAAGTAAATGTTAAAAAATTAATAAAAATGTCTATTCAGCCAAGTTTAATTCCAATAGAACTTAAAAATATAGATGTGAGTATAAATGGTGATAGTGAAGCTATGTTTTTAGGAGATATGAATTGGTCTATAGAAGCTTTAGTTAATATCATTAAAAATTGTGTAGAACATACTTTTTCTAGTGGAAGCTTAGATATTAGTTATGAAGAAAATTATTTATACACAGAAATTGTAATAAAAGATAGTGGAGAAGGGATAGATAAAAAAGACTTACCTCATATATTTAAAAGATTTTACAAAGGAAAAAGTAGTTCAAAAGAAGATAGCGTAGGTATTGGACTAGCTATGGCAAAGTCTATAATTGAAGGACAAAATGGTGATATTTATGTCAAAAGTGAAAAAAACAAAGGAACTCAGTTTAATATAATATTCCATAAAATCTAA
- a CDS encoding ABC transporter ATP-binding protein: MEILKVENLTKSYGTGEAKVDALKNINLSINKGEFVAIVGPSGSGKSTLLHLLGGVDKPTSGNVFINDVDIYNLKEKDLSIFRRRNIGIIYQFYNLIPVLSVKENILLPAELDNRKIETAYLNDLLKTLGLKERENHLPNELSGGQQQRTSIGRSLINRPAIVLADEPTGNLDSKNSKEVIELLKLSVKKYNQTLIMITHDNNIALQADRVISIEDGMIIANEVI; encoded by the coding sequence ATGGAAATTTTAAAAGTTGAAAATTTAACAAAGAGTTATGGCACGGGAGAAGCAAAAGTAGATGCTTTAAAAAATATTAATTTATCAATAAATAAAGGGGAATTTGTTGCAATAGTAGGACCTAGTGGAAGTGGGAAAAGTACTTTACTTCATTTATTAGGTGGAGTTGATAAACCAACTAGTGGAAATGTATTTATAAATGATGTAGATATATACAACTTAAAAGAAAAAGACTTATCCATATTTAGAAGAAGAAATATAGGGATTATATATCAATTTTATAATTTGATACCAGTACTTAGTGTAAAGGAAAATATACTACTACCAGCAGAACTTGATAATAGAAAAATAGAAACAGCATATTTAAATGATTTATTAAAAACTTTAGGATTAAAAGAAAGAGAAAATCACCTTCCAAATGAATTAAGTGGAGGACAACAGCAAAGAACTTCTATAGGTAGATCCCTTATAAATAGACCAGCAATAGTTCTAGCAGATGAGCCAACAGGAAACTTAGATAGCAAAAACTCTAAGGAGGTAATTGAACTTTTAAAGTTATCGGTAAAAAAATACAATCAAACTTTAATAATGATAACTCATGATAATAATATTGCATTACAAGCAGATAGAGTGATATCCATAGAAGATGGAATGATTATAGCTAATGAGGTGATATAA